CCTGTTTACTTGTGGTGTTTAGCTGGTGTGTTGCACAAAagaaactagtcttatatgcacgcgatgcgtgcgaatataagaaacatatttgtgttattacatttaaacctgaaataacatgtaaaaaatataatataaatgtaaTGCGTGCAAATATAAGAAATATGTAAGTTAGATAGAGCCGAACGCATATaaacagattgattaaaatggtaaaaatgTATTTAAGGgtctagattgattaaaatgtttctttgggtttttcctattggttaggttgtcattatattctctattctaaaagtgtggagggtattttagtaatacAAGGGGGACACCAACCGCATATAaatagattgattaaaatggtaaaaattTAGTTAAGGgtctagattgattaaaatgtttctttgggtttttcctattagttaggttgtcattatattctctattctaaaagtgtggagggtattttagtaatccaagGGGGAAACCAAAAgtggatttactaaaataacttcacctcttcacttatataaaaGAGATACTAGAGTAACACCCTTGCGTCCTCCCCTTCCACCCAAAGAGTGGGAACTGTGTGAGGGATCATTAAATAAAAGAGTAGATTAATACCTACTTGCCAAAGACAGGATGCTGTAATTCAGCCAATACATCTCTTTCTTTCCTATTAGAAAGCTTCTAGGTGTCTCGCTATATATACAAGTAAAACTTAAACTAGCTTACAAAAACTAATTTTCTGGCATTCCTATTTTGCTACTGTGTATAACCTAATTGCATACTAGTAAATGAAGCATGTCAGTCAAGCATACAAGGATCTTAAGAAACAATGGAGGCATTTAATGGGTTACCTGTAAGGCTGTAAATAAGAGATAACAATCCAAAAaactaaatcgagtgaaagtTCCAATCCAAAGACATGGAACAATAGAATATCTCAGAATCAAATCGCACCTGTATTGCACTTCAAGTAGGAAGCACATTTTCTACACTCTTAAAAATGAGACAATTCTTAGCAGAATAAGTTGTATGCTTGATATATTAGGGAGATACCAGATGGATAGCAATTTTTCTTAGGAGTTGACATCATCAGCTACGGGTATGAATACTCCATCAacataaactaatctagaacaAATCAAGCAAATTAATACATTCCTTTATGATCTCCCTTCAGTTTAATGCTTCTAGAAAAGGGTCTAAAGCATAAGACATTACCAAAGGCGAAAACAAAAAATCTAGTAAAGGATGCTAGACAGACTCTACATATCTTTTACATCTTTCCTCTTTTAAAGGTGAAAATAAGGAGATACTATCAATCTACTATGCAATTCTGCTAGTAAAACTGCAGAACACCGTACTAGTCTTTGGATATTACTTGATTAATATAAGCACTTTCAAACTCATTGCAAATCtactaaaattaattattttcttcataaaataaaaaatatatttaggcAGAAAAAAGAAAGAGGCAGAGTACAGGATAAGATGTCCCCAACAGAGTAAATAGGAAATGATACCAATAACAGGCCAATAAAAGGAGACTGTTTCAGGACCCAACCCTCATAATTGATTCCATACTTGAAGACACTTCTCTAGTTCTTACCAGTGTCCGGAATTAAGGAAATCTACAATGGTGAATTACCTTCCTTAATTTCACTATATTAGTATACCCAGTGTTCTGGGAAGACAGGCATGAAAAGGCTGCCCTCTCTACTTCTCCACAAACCCTCATAAAGAAGCAGGCAAATGAACTTTGTGTCACTGTGGCAATTCTGCAACCTTACGTGTGAAGCATTCAGTTCACCTTCAATATTTTGTATGTTTCAGCAAGTTTGTTGCTAAGTTTTGTATCCCTCGGTTTTCTACTTGACAGAACTGAATGGTTAGCTGACTGGCTGAAAGGGGTCTGTGTGATACTCATTCTTCTACTCCATTTTGGTCATAGTATCATTTGCAGACACTGTTGCGCTACTCTAAGATTGTTAAATAACTAAACAAAGATGTTTTCCCTGTATCCACAACATCATATGCAAGCTAATGTGGACTTACTCTTCTTCAGATCTCAGGAAAAGAAAGTGCAGAGCTACAGAGTGGAGAACCTACAGATCAAAGATGCAACACTGTGAAGACCACCTACACAAGTAAAGGTCATGTTGCTATAGCAGAAACAATACCCCCATAAACTACACTAGGTAGATGAAGTTGCCTAATGCAGTTATGCATAACCAGTAAAATGGGCTCTGAATTAGTTGTCATATTGTCCCAAGACTCCCTACCACTCAGAATTACGGAAATGATATGATATTATGATGTTAGTATGTTATGAAAAGCTCCTTTATGATAATTGGGCCATTTCTATCCTATCGCCATCACTAAGTCTAAGAGGTGGCATATTGGGAAATTTTATCATAAATCACTACTATATCAGGAAACGTGATAACTTTTCTGGACATCCTCAAAAGCAGTGTATATGCCCTTTTCTCTCTAGTTTCTCCTTTCTCTTCAGGATAACTAGTTTGACATGCCAGATACATATTTTAAAAAGAAGGGCTATATTTGTAATAATAAGAACAGAAAAGAAGCACTATAAAAATGATGAGAGGTTATTTTATGATTGAGAGAACAAAAGTATTTGACAGAAAGCAAGTAGGAAAACCACAGTCATCAATACAAACCCCCTCCCTTCAATGGATGATGTATGTACACCTGAATCTCCATATAATGGGATGAATGATCGTTAATGAATTCACCACCGCTGACAGCTAGGATAATATACAACAGAAGTCATAGATTCTCACTCTACTGGATCTTCAGTTTTTGGAACCTGTGCATCAGTGACTCTATAGCTTTTTGAATATTATTTCCACATGAATGTCCGATGGATTGAGACACCTGCTGCAAATTTTGGATACCACGGCCTAAGCTAGCGATGGAAGGGGCTGCAGGAAAAGATTCAGCAGCACATTCAATTCCATCACCATATGCAAGCAACCCAGCACAGCTCGCTACACTAAGGCCAAAGGTAGCCAATGGCTTTCTACCAATTGGCTGAACACGCCGTTTCCTCATTATCTCGTAGAATGCAGTTCTCATAGCTGATAAGCTAGTCTTTTCCGCAGAAGCTATAACACTATGAGTAACGGCACGAATTTTCTCCGCAGAAGCAGCCGCCTTGAATGCGGTGGATGCTTTAGCCCCAGAACTTGCAAAGCCCGGAGCCACAAATTTTGATGGACCAAGAATCTTGGTTAGTGCAAATAAAGTTGCTTTATGTGTTTGTGTAAGAAAAATCTTTAAAGATGATGgaacattaaacatgaaaacCTTCACAATAGATGACAATGGTACAGCTTTAGAAAGGGAAGACACCCCCAGAACAGCAGTAGCACCGGAAGCAACTGCAACTACAGGTTTACCAGATAACAGCCGCTTCTTTTTATCATCTGTGCTTTCTGCATCAACTTCTTGGCATACAATAAGTTCATCAACCATATCCTTAACTTCTCCGGGGATCGGAGTGTTCCAGAACTTCCTAAGACCAGCTAAGCTACTAGCATCCACTACTGCCACTACTGTCTTAAATCTTTTTGCCTGACTTCGAAGGGTTTGTGCAAGAAGACAATGGGATTTATCCTCAACTGACAGCTCATGAAATTCAATCTTGCCCGGCATAGATTTCCCTAATTTCTGGATTGGGAGTCTACCAGCATTATTCAGAGCAATCCTCAACCCTTCCACTGCAATACGGAAGGTATAAACTTCAGACAATAAATCAGCATCAACCCCCTCTCCTGTACCCACGTCAAGAAACATTTTCTGTGCATATGCTAGAGCACGACCCATAGATGGAATATCAGAAAAAATATCATGAAGATCCATGAGTAAGGGATAAACCGTTTGTGCAAATGGTGGGGGGCAATAATTGCACCTAGGCTCCATTATACATGACTCTCTATCCACAGGAGACCCAAAAGGACTCAAGTTTATAAATGACTGGGATAAAAATGGACATACCAACTTGATCATCTGAGACTGGATATCACTGGTAATGTGAAGTCTTCGAAATTTACCAACTAGGGAACCCCAATCCTGTGGAACCAGGCTACTTGGCCGCAATGCCAAAGTTTGAAGTTTATTACTAGACAAACTAGTGTCAGAAGATGAATCAATTTCAGCTCCAGCTGACTTCATAATGGGAGATTCAATAACCGAGAATGAAGAACCAATTTCCTGTGCCAACATCTTCGCAACAAAGAAGTGCCCATAGAAGCCAATACCAAAAATTTCTTTCAGAACCAAGTTTCCAGCAAGATTTTCGTACCTGTCTTTGTTTGTTTTGTCCATAAAACACCTCATCAAAACTCTAAAAACTGAAGTTGGAACCAGATCACCCGTACCTTCAACCATTTCATGTTCTTGAATTTCAGACAATGTATTATGACCAACTAAAGCAACAACTGCATCAGGTCGTACTTCCTTTATTAAATATTCAGCATCCCTAGCTGATCTTTCAGACAAATTCTGTGCAGCAAGAATATATACAATGGCCTCATTTTCTGGCTCACTAATAGCGAAAACAAACGGCTGGGTGTGTTCAGGAAGCGAAAGTCTTTTAACCAATCGATCAGATAACTTCAGATCATCAACTCTGAGGCCCGAAAAAGGCCACAGATTTAGCACATAATTGAGTATTGCTGAACCCATAGAAATACTACCATCAAACAAAGGAAGTCCCTCTATATTTTACCTCGCCTACTTAAAACAACAGTTGAGTTGCACAAAAGTCCACTTCCTTCAAATGTTGCACCCTCAGTAGCCGAGATTGGCAGAAACTATTTAGTATTCCAATCGAACGTGCCAAATAATAATTCCAGGTGTGAACTATACCCATTCAGTAGTGAATATATGACAACACACGATAATCCAGTCGCTGCCTCTAGCAAAACCTCCCACCTCTAACAAAGCAAAAACCTAATAGGAACAGAACCTGCAGCCTGCAACATTTAAGAACAAACATACTATATCAATACATCATCTGTTCACAGCCACAAATCAAGAATTAATGTGGTCCAGTATTACCTAATTCACTACCACTTCCCCAACTTCTCCACACCCAACCGAACTTCGATCCTAAACATGCCAACCGGGTACATGTGAGTGGTACACAATTAGACTAATTAAACTAACTCGATACCACATTGCGTTTCGTTTCCATAACCATTCTCGTACCAAGAATTAGGTAACACTATACTGTTATTTTTTAGTTCAAttaactcggaatttctcaaaattCATTGTAATTCCAGTTACTACAATTAAATCATAAACTCCTATACGAATTGAATTCTACTGTTCCTGAACCAAATTTAGGTTAAAAATTGAATCCCAACTAAAACGCATCAACCTATGCACATCAAAATTCAAAGAAAACAAGGTGAAATCAGAATTAAAAAATCTAGCAGGCaataaactaacataaaatttaGAGAATATGAAAATGTACCTGAAGTTTCTACTAAATCGACGTATAACCGTGATCCCAAATTTATTGTGAAAGCAGAATTCGAATTCGTCGTCTAGGGTTTATGCAAAACCACAGCAAAAGAGAATCTCCGGAAAAGATTTAAGAGGAGAACATGGTCGAAAAGGAGAACAGCGTTTAACGTGAGTTGGTGTAGCTTTTTTTTtccggatatttcatgaaatacctccgaggtttaagttaattcaccagataccctcgttgtttcagtaatctatcaggtacccctcaggtttcattttctcgcatgacttaaccctgccgttaagtggccgttagaaactttttttcaccaggtaccctcgtaatttatttcaccaggtagccctgaggttttttagattttcaccaggtgcccttgtgctttatggtaacttcaccagatacccctgctcaccaacggctagtttttttaaGCCGTTGGTGAGCCTTCTCTATTTAAAGGGGGAGCCGCTGCAACTCTTCACTACAAATTTCTGTTCTTCCCCTTAACCAACTCATATTTTCCCTAATTCCCAACTCACCTTCAAATGAGCTCATATTCTCACTCCCAATCTTCTTCTACAACGTATGAATCCTCATACGTTGTAGTTCCAAACAAAACATGCAACATATGTGGGAAAAAATTTGCAATAAGAAGTTCAGAAACAATGAAAAATCCTCAAAGACTATATTACAAGTGTGACTTATGTGACAACTTCAAGTGGTGCAAGGGAAGCATTGAGCAACCACTGCCAATCAGAAACAACAGAGGTAGCACAaaggaaggagaaattgaagaaaacagaagcttgaatgaagaaattcaccaaatgaagaagaaactcAAGCAACAAAAGAAATTAATGCATGGAACTATCAAAATTGACATTGTAATGTTTTTTATTCTAGTATTTGTAATGAGAAAGTGAATGATGACATTTTATCAATAATATGATATTTCATTTCCGTATTAAGTAGCTTTACAAAAGTGTGCCCCCGACACGCAAAAACTTTAAGTGTAGCTCTACAAAAACTTGCTCCCATTGGCAAAAGATATACATGATAAGTTTAGCAAAAAGTTATgcataaatcacaaaatcaagtACGCTTCCTTTTTCCCTTACTTGATGCATTACGTTGTTGCTGTGAACTGGAAGCACCTTGATCTCCCCCTTGCTGTGAACCAGCTGCACCAGAACCAGTTGCACCAGCTGCACCAGCAGAACCAGAAGCACCAGCAGCAGCTGCACCAGCAGaaccagcagcagcagcagccttCTTTTGCTTTGCAGTGGCCCCACCTCTGCATGTCCTTGCATTGTGTCCCACCTCCTTGCACTTACCACACCTCACAGTGctatttctctttcccctttttgGATCATGTTTACTCTCTTTTTCTCAGTTTAGGGGGTCTACCAGATGCTCTCTTCATGGGTGGTGGGAGGATAATAGGAAGGTCAAAAGAAGGCCATTGGGTTGGGTCAGGCATGGGGTGTATGTGCTCTGAGTAAGTTAACTTGTATGCTTGCCCTTTGAAGTAGCGAGACACAAAATCAGTAGCCTCAAGTCTTTGGTGGTAAATAACCCTAAGGCCATGTCTGCAAGGTATGCCAGATATTTGCCATACTCCACAACCACAAGTCCTTGCATCAAACTTAATAGGGTATTTGACAGCCCCCTCTTTCACTTCATATTCCCCTCCCCCAGCAACTGTTACAGAACAAAACCTATACTGTTGACTCCTCTCTTCTAATACCCCAGCAGCATATTCAGTCAATTGGTTTGGTCCCATTTCTACAGCCTTGTCAAATCTAGACCCAATCTTCTTCATACACCAACTCCTAGCCTCTATTAGATCCAAGCATCCAAGCACAAACAAAATAAAGCAGCAAAACAGAaaatgtattaaaaaaaaaaggacatGGGTGGTGTAAAACATATGCAGCCAAAGACAGAACATttacctgttaggttatgatgcatatgacattacatagatcatgcggaaacaaccattaacccaggacaacatattatttacacataatcatatagcataatttagatgcatactctttgttgcgtgccctccctagctgcgcccgaaccgaacaagaacaagtctttaggactccaagtgtcgtccctccgtagatagtccacagcacgtccggatccgccttaagattgaccaactagaatcgcccttaaggtactagaaaatttcggcaatttgagcaagatgtgtgtttgaattttctctcaaaaactcactttgaatacttttaaaactcgttataaattgtgagccctagcctcatatttataggggtatggaaagggaatcgaaatcctattcagatacaaattaattaaacctagaatcctacaagaactctaatttaattaatttatcaaatagaaataggaatttaatcattaaccgaactctgcatgttttaggaaacgtgcacgaacacaaacacttgcacacacacgcacggctgccacgatggggcccatgcgtgcgcgcgagcagcagcccacacagcgcccgcgcgcgctgcgcgctg
This Spinacia oleracea cultivar Varoflay chromosome 6, BTI_SOV_V1, whole genome shotgun sequence DNA region includes the following protein-coding sequences:
- the LOC110795707 gene encoding uncharacterized protein, with protein sequence MGSAILNYVLNLWPFSGLRVDDLKLSDRLVKRLSLPEHTQPFVFAISEPENEAIVYILAAQNLSERSARDAEYLIKEVRPDAVVALVGHNTLSEIQEHEMVEGTGDLVPTSVFRVLMRCFMDKTNKDRYENLAGNLVLKEIFGIGFYGHFFVAKMLAQEIGSSFSVIESPIMKSAGAEIDSSSDTSLSSNKLQTLALRPSSLVPQDWGSLVGKFRRLHITSDIQSQMIKLVCPFLSQSFINLSPFGSPVDRESCIMEPRCNYCPPPFAQTVYPLLMDLHDIFSDIPSMGRALAYAQKMFLDVGTGEGVDADLLSEVYTFRIAVEGLRIALNNAGRLPIQKLGKSMPGKIEFHELSVEDKSHCLLAQTLRSQAKRFKTVVAVVDASSLAGLRKFWNTPIPGEVKDMVDELIVCQEVDAESTDDKKKRLLSGKPVVAVASGATAVLGVSSLSKAVPLSSIVKVFMFNVPSSLKIFLTQTHKATLFALTKILGPSKFVAPGFASSGAKASTAFKAAASAEKIRAVTHSVIASAEKTSLSAMRTAFYEIMRKRRVQPIGRKPLATFGLSVASCAGLLAYGDGIECAAESFPAAPSIASLGRGIQNLQQVSQSIGHSCGNNIQKAIESLMHRFQKLKIQ